From Pedobacter indicus, a single genomic window includes:
- the pth gene encoding aminoacyl-tRNA hydrolase, whose amino-acid sequence MKYLIVGLGNIGQEYADTRHNIGFMIADELVKKAGASYSTLKYAYYSEFKFRSRVVHVIKPTTYMNLSGKAVNYWMKELKIPMENVLVIVDDIAIPFGKVRLKPKGSSAGHNGLKNIEALCGGQNYPRLRFGVGDNFPRGRQVDYVLSGFDEEELPELPSLIEHAVEMTQSFVSVGLELTMTRFNK is encoded by the coding sequence ATGAAATACCTAATTGTTGGTCTTGGTAATATTGGCCAGGAATATGCAGATACGCGACATAATATTGGTTTTATGATTGCCGATGAGCTGGTGAAGAAGGCAGGTGCTTCCTATTCAACGTTGAAATATGCGTATTACTCAGAATTTAAATTTAGAAGCAGGGTTGTCCACGTTATTAAACCGACGACATACATGAACCTGAGCGGTAAGGCTGTAAACTACTGGATGAAGGAATTGAAAATTCCGATGGAAAATGTTCTGGTGATTGTCGATGATATTGCAATTCCGTTTGGTAAGGTACGTTTGAAACCGAAAGGCAGTAGCGCGGGGCATAACGGATTGAAGAATATAGAAGCGTTATGCGGGGGGCAGAACTACCCCCGGCTGCGTTTTGGAGTAGGGGACAATTTTCCACGAGGGCGTCAGGTAGATTATGTACTGAGTGGGTTTGACGAAGAGGAGTTGCCGGAACTGCCGTCGCTTATTGAACATGCCGTAGAGATGACACAAAGTTTTGTATCTGTCGGTCTGGAACTGACAATGACTCGCTTTAATAAATAA
- a CDS encoding 50S ribosomal protein L25/general stress protein Ctc — MKSIAISGSLRGNVGKRDAKELRYEGKVPAVLYGGKEQYHFAVSAADLKSLVYTPDVHFVDLDLDGKKFQAIVQEIQFHPLNDQIRHIDFLELNDKKEVTMLIPVKLTGTSPGVRAGGKLIQKLRTLRVKSLPANMPQVIEVSLNSLEVGKSVRVREVKLDDAKVLNNSDDTIVSVVMSRALRQAEQEAKAAAK, encoded by the coding sequence ATGAAATCAATTGCTATTAGCGGTTCCCTAAGAGGGAACGTAGGGAAAAGAGACGCTAAGGAATTGCGTTATGAAGGCAAAGTGCCTGCAGTTCTTTACGGTGGGAAGGAACAGTACCACTTTGCAGTGTCCGCAGCTGATTTGAAATCGTTGGTGTATACACCCGATGTTCATTTCGTAGATTTAGACTTGGATGGTAAAAAGTTCCAAGCTATTGTTCAGGAAATACAGTTTCACCCATTGAACGATCAAATTCGTCATATCGATTTCTTAGAATTAAATGATAAGAAAGAAGTGACTATGCTTATTCCGGTTAAGTTGACCGGAACATCGCCAGGTGTACGTGCTGGTGGTAAATTAATACAGAAGCTTCGTACGCTTCGTGTTAAATCATTGCCGGCTAATATGCCTCAAGTTATTGAAGTTAGCTTAAATAGCTTAGAAGTTGGTAAGTCTGTGCGCGTTAGAGAAGTGAAACTTGATGATGCGAAAGTATTGAACAACAGTGACGATACCATTGTATCGGTAGTGATGTCTCGTGCGCTTCGTCAGGCAGAGCAAGAAGCAAAAGCTGCAGCGAAGTAA
- a CDS encoding M1 family metallopeptidase has protein sequence MRLSNTLPLKALVGMLCLSGVAFAQTESNYDYVEAFRPGFYQTNGNEYRSASGKPGPKYWQNAADYKLRATLNDENRTVTASVTIDYTNNSPEALDFLWIQLDQNMFKEDAIGNKIIPLTDSRYGAKGEEFDGGYNIKSVRLGSSDVEYTISDTRMQVDLPEALKENGGKAQLTIDYSYVVPKYGSDRTGILETKNGDIYSIAQWYPRMAVFDDVLGWNTDPYLGPGEFYLNYGNIDVEITAPSNHFVVLGGELLNPDEVLTAEQLKRWNKAQSSDETVIIRSQEEVRQGASQSKSKTLTWKYRLENTRDVAWASSAAFIIDGAKINLKDGKTSFALSAYPEESNGGNAWERSTEYVKASVEHYSEKWFNYPYPVAVNVASNVGGMEYPAIVFCGYKAKGASLWGVTDHEFGHIWFPMIVGSNERLHAWMDEGFNTFLNGISTEEFNNGEYYRGKQDANKMAALLTNPALEPVMTAPSVMNERHMGILAYYKPGFGMKLLRDVILGPERFDKALRAYINEWAYKHPTPDDFFRTMENVSGQKLSWFWRGWFENNWQFDQAVTNVAQKSEGAVISIINLEKLPMPVIADVTTASGKTTRVTLPVEVWERNITWDFLFETSEDVVKVELDPDKVLPDSNPSNNTWKK, from the coding sequence ATGAGATTATCAAACACTTTACCATTGAAGGCTTTGGTGGGTATGCTATGTCTTTCGGGCGTGGCTTTCGCTCAAACAGAAAGCAATTATGACTATGTGGAGGCATTTAGACCAGGCTTTTATCAGACAAACGGGAACGAATACCGTTCGGCGTCGGGTAAACCGGGACCAAAGTATTGGCAAAATGCCGCTGACTATAAGCTGAGAGCTACATTGAATGACGAAAATAGAACAGTTACTGCTTCAGTAACAATAGATTATACAAATAACAGTCCGGAAGCGCTTGATTTTTTGTGGATCCAGCTGGATCAGAATATGTTCAAAGAAGATGCGATTGGAAATAAGATAATCCCGCTAACAGATAGCCGCTACGGTGCGAAAGGGGAAGAGTTTGACGGAGGTTACAATATAAAGTCTGTGAGGTTGGGCAGTAGTGATGTTGAATATACCATCAGCGATACGCGAATGCAGGTTGACCTTCCTGAAGCTTTAAAGGAGAACGGAGGGAAAGCGCAATTGACAATAGACTACAGCTATGTTGTTCCAAAGTACGGATCTGACCGTACGGGTATCTTGGAGACTAAGAATGGTGATATCTATTCGATAGCGCAGTGGTACCCTCGGATGGCGGTATTTGACGATGTGCTTGGCTGGAATACAGATCCTTATTTAGGACCTGGAGAGTTTTATTTGAACTATGGTAATATCGATGTGGAAATTACGGCACCTAGTAATCATTTTGTTGTTTTGGGCGGTGAGCTACTAAACCCGGATGAGGTATTAACAGCAGAACAATTAAAGAGATGGAACAAGGCACAAAGCAGTGATGAAACCGTTATTATTCGTTCTCAGGAAGAAGTGCGTCAGGGTGCAAGTCAATCGAAATCAAAGACGCTTACATGGAAGTACCGGTTAGAGAATACAAGGGATGTTGCGTGGGCGTCATCCGCTGCGTTTATCATCGATGGGGCTAAAATTAATCTCAAAGACGGGAAGACTTCTTTTGCATTATCTGCTTATCCAGAAGAAAGTAATGGGGGTAATGCATGGGAGCGGTCGACTGAATATGTTAAGGCATCTGTAGAACATTATTCTGAAAAATGGTTCAACTATCCTTATCCGGTTGCGGTCAATGTAGCTTCAAATGTGGGAGGTATGGAATATCCGGCGATTGTATTCTGTGGATATAAGGCGAAAGGAGCAAGCTTATGGGGGGTTACCGATCATGAGTTTGGTCATATTTGGTTTCCGATGATTGTGGGCAGTAACGAGCGCCTTCATGCATGGATGGATGAAGGTTTTAACACCTTTCTAAACGGAATTTCTACTGAAGAATTTAATAACGGCGAATATTATCGCGGCAAACAAGATGCAAATAAGATGGCGGCTTTGTTAACAAATCCTGCGCTTGAACCTGTTATGACTGCGCCGAGTGTTATGAACGAGCGTCACATGGGGATTCTGGCATACTATAAGCCTGGGTTTGGAATGAAGTTACTTCGGGATGTGATTTTAGGACCGGAGCGATTCGATAAAGCTTTGCGTGCTTATATCAATGAGTGGGCGTATAAACACCCAACACCAGATGATTTCTTTAGAACAATGGAGAATGTGTCGGGTCAAAAGTTATCTTGGTTCTGGAGGGGCTGGTTTGAAAATAATTGGCAATTTGATCAGGCGGTAACCAATGTAGCACAGAAGTCTGAGGGTGCCGTAATTAGCATTATTAATTTGGAAAAGCTGCCGATGCCGGTAATAGCTGATGTGACGACTGCGAGTGGCAAGACGACTCGCGTAACACTACCGGTTGAGGTCTGGGAGAGAAATATTACATGGGATTTTCTATTTGAAACGTCTGAAGATGTTGTGAAGGTAGAACTCGATCCGGACAAAGTATTACCGGACTCAAATCCGAGTAATAATACCTGGAAGAAATAA
- a CDS encoding ribose-phosphate pyrophosphokinase, which yields MPLQFNTVKLFSGSSNVELAEKIAESYGKKLGEKTLSRFSDGEMQPFYNESVRGSDVFVIQSTNTPADNIMELLLMIDAAKRASAHYITAVVPYFGYARQDRKDKPRVAIGAKMIANLITAAGAHRIMTMDLHAAQIQGFFDIPVDHLDASVIFVPHIKALNLPNLTIASPDMGGSHRARTFAKYFNAEVVICDKQRKRANEIESMSIIGDVTGQDIVLIDDICDTAGTLSKAASLIMEKGANSVRAVCTHPVLSGNAYETIEKSALTELIVTDTIQLKHESEKIKVLSTAELFAEAIKNVNEHGSISNLFNIQ from the coding sequence ATGCCTTTACAATTTAACACAGTAAAACTTTTTTCCGGGTCAAGTAATGTTGAACTGGCTGAAAAGATTGCTGAGTCCTACGGGAAAAAGCTAGGAGAAAAAACCCTCTCGCGCTTCAGCGATGGTGAAATGCAGCCCTTTTATAATGAATCTGTTCGCGGTAGCGATGTTTTTGTTATTCAGTCGACGAATACGCCGGCAGATAATATTATGGAGCTCTTGCTGATGATTGATGCGGCAAAGCGTGCTTCAGCGCATTATATTACTGCGGTGGTTCCTTATTTCGGTTACGCTCGCCAAGATCGGAAAGACAAACCAAGGGTAGCTATCGGCGCAAAGATGATCGCTAATCTAATAACTGCAGCAGGTGCACACCGTATTATGACGATGGATTTGCATGCGGCGCAGATTCAGGGTTTTTTTGATATCCCGGTTGACCATTTGGATGCTTCTGTAATTTTTGTTCCTCATATAAAGGCGTTGAACCTACCGAACTTGACGATTGCATCGCCGGATATGGGTGGGTCACACAGAGCACGTACGTTTGCAAAGTATTTTAATGCGGAGGTGGTGATTTGTGACAAACAAAGGAAGCGTGCCAATGAGATCGAATCGATGTCAATTATCGGGGATGTAACTGGACAAGACATTGTATTGATCGACGATATTTGTGACACGGCCGGTACCTTATCTAAAGCTGCGTCATTGATTATGGAGAAAGGGGCAAATAGTGTTCGCGCGGTGTGTACACATCCGGTTTTATCAGGCAATGCTTATGAAACGATCGAAAAATCTGCTTTGACAGAGTTGATCGTAACGGATACCATCCAGTTGAAACACGAGAGTGAAAAGATTAAAGTATTATCGACTGCAGAATTGTTTGCCGAGGCAATAAAAAATGTAAATGAGCACGGGTCGATCAGTAATCTTTTTAATATTCAGTAG
- a CDS encoding ArsC family reductase has protein sequence MLKVYGIKNCNTVKKALDWLEENGKEYEFHDYKKSGIAGDKITEWQDEVGWEPLINKRGTTWRKLDKEVQEGVNGPETASQLMQNHTSLIKRPIIEGKGPIILGFDNEEYTDKLL, from the coding sequence ATGTTAAAAGTTTATGGTATAAAAAACTGCAATACGGTTAAAAAGGCTCTCGATTGGCTAGAGGAAAATGGAAAGGAATATGAATTTCATGATTATAAAAAGTCTGGGATTGCAGGAGATAAAATTACTGAGTGGCAAGATGAAGTGGGATGGGAGCCGTTAATAAATAAAAGAGGGACAACTTGGCGTAAACTGGACAAAGAGGTACAGGAAGGGGTCAACGGACCTGAAACTGCAAGTCAATTAATGCAGAATCATACCTCCCTGATTAAGAGACCAATCATCGAAGGGAAGGGGCCTATTATTTTAGGGTTCGATAACGAAGAATACACAGATAAATTATTATAA